A region from the Salicibibacter cibarius genome encodes:
- a CDS encoding ABC transporter permease: MNNFWITVGHTVNRRLKSKAFMWSTLTMVLLIIGLMNAGQIIAVFSDEDEGGSSQRIAVVDETTDDAIGDMLEGYEDGPFDYVNYTEGDEEDAIAAAENEEYEYVLALSGDAVDLNVDFYGDDNDFTIGQEINQDVQNVKEAVVTSELDLDEDELEMIHAPISFNEQPLTPDGEVQTEESQMQAYWMVYVLVIAIYLIVITFGTMIATEVATEKSSRVMELIVSSVNPITQMLGKLVGIGVVGLVSLAALGASAGIGLTMSDDELLQTIIGEAPDMSLLLYALLFVILGYFLYGGLAAMLGALVSRAEEVNQALQPLIIVAMIAFFIAIFGLNTPDTTFIQVMSYIPFFAPQLLFLRIGMGTVPMWEVALIIGILLISAILFNILAARIYKGGVLMYGKFTFKNGIKQAVTMSRKEKS, from the coding sequence ATGAATAACTTTTGGATTACCGTCGGGCATACGGTGAACAGACGATTAAAATCGAAAGCATTCATGTGGTCAACGTTAACGATGGTGCTTCTCATCATAGGATTGATGAATGCGGGCCAAATTATAGCGGTGTTTTCAGATGAAGATGAAGGGGGCAGCTCGCAGCGTATCGCGGTCGTCGATGAGACGACGGATGATGCCATCGGTGACATGCTTGAAGGCTATGAAGACGGGCCTTTTGACTATGTGAATTATACCGAGGGCGATGAAGAAGACGCGATCGCGGCAGCGGAAAATGAGGAATACGAGTATGTGCTGGCGTTGAGTGGCGACGCGGTCGATCTCAATGTTGATTTTTACGGTGATGATAATGATTTTACGATTGGTCAAGAGATTAATCAAGATGTGCAAAATGTAAAAGAAGCCGTCGTCACAAGCGAACTCGATTTAGATGAAGACGAACTCGAAATGATTCATGCGCCGATTTCTTTTAATGAACAGCCGCTTACCCCGGACGGGGAAGTGCAAACCGAGGAATCGCAAATGCAAGCCTATTGGATGGTTTATGTCCTGGTTATTGCTATCTACTTGATCGTCATCACTTTCGGGACGATGATTGCCACCGAAGTAGCCACCGAGAAATCGTCACGTGTCATGGAATTGATCGTGTCCAGTGTGAATCCCATTACGCAAATGTTAGGGAAGCTCGTGGGGATCGGTGTCGTTGGCCTCGTTAGTTTGGCCGCGCTTGGGGCTTCAGCTGGTATCGGGCTTACGATGAGCGATGATGAGCTATTGCAAACAATCATAGGGGAAGCCCCCGACATGTCTCTCTTGTTATACGCCTTGTTGTTTGTTATTCTCGGGTATTTTTTATACGGAGGTTTGGCCGCGATGCTTGGCGCGCTCGTCAGCCGTGCGGAAGAAGTCAACCAAGCCCTGCAACCTTTAATCATCGTAGCCATGATCGCCTTTTTCATCGCCATCTTCGGTCTGAATACCCCGGATACGACGTTCATTCAAGTGATGTCCTATATTCCGTTTTTCGCACCGCAGCTTCTGTTCCTTCGCATCGGCATGGGCACGGTACCGATGTGGGAAGTGGCGTTGATTATTGGTATTCTGTTAATCAGCGCGATTCTGTTTAACATTCTCGCGGCACGTATTTATAAAGGTGGCGTGCTCATGTACGGGAAATTTACGTTCAAAAACGGCATCAAGCAAGCCGTGACGATGTCGAGGAAAGAAAAATCATAG